Proteins encoded by one window of Streptacidiphilus sp. PB12-B1b:
- a CDS encoding FHA domain-containing protein produces the protein MVGQATVPQLVLEFNGRRTTLDPGRSYTLGRDPQSDVTVDDSRVSWRHATIAFQGAGWVLTDVGSTNGTYADGRRSTTVPLAEGAVVVLGNAESGPRLTFSGVPGAAAGPIAGAAAGAGEDWYGASTSRYTPGAPQGGHPVQGRPQPQPQAPYQQPPYQQQQSPYPQQGAHPQQGQARPAYGQGVPAQAGAQGGGYAPPPQAASPQEPVYASRNPTMIRNLAGGLRTIRIGRGLDNELVVSDLSVSRHHAELRQLADGRYEIVDLDSHNGTYVNGQPVSRAPLGPQDIVGVGHSTFRLVGDQLEEFVDTGEVSFSARHLQVKVEHKGTEKILLNNVSFGVPEKSLVAVIGPSGSGKSTLLRALTGYRPADNGDVLYDGRNLYKQFAELRQRIGLVPQDDILHSQLTVRNALRYAAELRFPGDTEASERARRVEEVLVELHLEKRGDNRITALSGGQRKRVSVALELLTKPSLIFLDEPTSGLDPGMDRDVMKMLRDLADEGRTVLVVTHSVAELALCDRLLVMAPGGSVAYFGPPKEALHFFGYETWADVFQAFENYPDHDWAGRFRGSVHYQMYSADVEAVQAQSSPIQQHQSQPPKQQGWFSQLSTLIRRYLAVIASDRGFMVLSVLMPAVLGVVSMVIPAPAGLGPGTAAHNGLNGDAPTILLIMAVGACFSGAANSVRELIKERVIYERERAVGLSRSAYLMSKVIVLGAISVVQGVIIGGIGFSTRKLPAHGLIVQGAPIVEMTIALVLLSFASMMFGLVISSLVKTSEKTMPLLVMFAIVQVVFTGCLGFAIAGSPGLEQVAWLMPSRWAVGAIATTTDLGHLLGPFQTSPHFDPMWQHTAAQWYTDCGALLVLSALLGFTVLRLLRRHEPEVMRSR, from the coding sequence ATGGTGGGGCAGGCAACAGTGCCGCAACTGGTACTTGAATTCAACGGAAGACGGACGACCTTGGACCCGGGGCGGAGCTACACCCTGGGACGCGACCCCCAGTCAGATGTGACGGTCGACGACTCCCGGGTCTCCTGGCGGCATGCCACCATCGCGTTCCAGGGCGCCGGGTGGGTGCTCACCGACGTCGGCAGCACCAACGGGACGTACGCCGACGGGCGCCGCTCCACCACCGTCCCGCTCGCGGAGGGCGCGGTCGTCGTCCTCGGCAACGCGGAGAGCGGTCCGCGGCTGACCTTCTCCGGCGTGCCGGGCGCGGCGGCCGGGCCGATAGCGGGCGCGGCGGCCGGTGCGGGGGAGGACTGGTACGGCGCGAGCACCAGCCGCTACACCCCCGGCGCCCCGCAGGGCGGCCACCCGGTCCAGGGCCGTCCGCAGCCGCAGCCGCAGGCGCCGTACCAGCAGCCCCCTTACCAGCAGCAGCAGAGCCCGTACCCGCAGCAGGGCGCCCACCCGCAGCAGGGCCAGGCCCGGCCGGCGTACGGCCAGGGCGTCCCGGCGCAGGCCGGAGCCCAGGGCGGCGGGTACGCACCGCCGCCGCAGGCCGCCTCCCCGCAGGAGCCGGTGTACGCCTCGCGCAACCCCACGATGATCCGCAACCTGGCGGGCGGCCTGCGGACCATCCGGATCGGCCGCGGGCTGGACAACGAGCTGGTCGTCTCCGACCTGTCGGTCTCGCGCCACCACGCCGAACTGCGTCAACTCGCCGACGGCCGCTACGAGATCGTCGACCTCGACAGCCACAACGGCACCTATGTGAACGGCCAGCCGGTCTCCCGGGCGCCGCTCGGCCCGCAGGACATCGTGGGCGTCGGCCACTCGACCTTCCGGCTGGTCGGGGACCAGCTGGAGGAGTTCGTCGACACCGGCGAGGTCTCCTTCTCCGCCCGCCACCTGCAGGTCAAGGTGGAGCACAAGGGCACCGAGAAGATCCTGCTGAACAATGTCAGCTTCGGCGTGCCGGAGAAGTCCCTGGTCGCGGTCATCGGCCCGTCCGGCTCGGGCAAGTCGACGCTGCTGCGCGCCCTCACCGGCTACCGCCCGGCCGACAACGGCGACGTCCTCTACGACGGCCGCAACCTCTACAAGCAGTTCGCCGAGCTGCGGCAGCGCATCGGCCTGGTGCCGCAGGACGACATCCTGCACTCGCAGTTGACGGTCCGCAACGCCCTGCGCTACGCCGCCGAGCTGCGGTTCCCGGGCGACACCGAGGCGTCCGAGCGCGCCCGCCGGGTGGAGGAGGTGCTGGTCGAGCTGCACCTGGAGAAGCGCGGCGACAACCGCATCACCGCGCTCTCCGGCGGCCAGCGCAAGCGCGTGTCGGTGGCCCTGGAACTGCTCACCAAGCCGTCGCTGATCTTCCTGGACGAGCCCACCTCGGGCCTGGACCCGGGCATGGACCGCGACGTCATGAAGATGCTGCGGGACCTGGCGGACGAGGGCCGCACGGTGCTGGTGGTCACCCACTCGGTGGCCGAACTGGCGCTCTGCGACCGGCTGCTGGTGATGGCGCCGGGCGGCTCGGTGGCCTACTTCGGCCCGCCCAAGGAGGCCCTGCACTTCTTCGGCTACGAGACCTGGGCGGACGTCTTCCAGGCGTTCGAGAACTACCCGGACCACGACTGGGCCGGGCGCTTCCGCGGCTCGGTGCACTACCAGATGTACTCGGCGGACGTGGAGGCCGTGCAGGCGCAGTCCTCGCCGATCCAGCAGCACCAGAGCCAACCCCCCAAGCAGCAGGGCTGGTTCTCGCAGCTGTCCACGCTGATCCGGCGCTACCTGGCGGTGATCGCCTCGGACCGGGGCTTCATGGTGCTGTCGGTGCTGATGCCGGCCGTGCTCGGGGTGGTCAGCATGGTCATCCCGGCGCCCGCCGGGCTCGGCCCGGGCACCGCCGCGCACAACGGCCTCAACGGCGACGCCCCGACCATCCTGCTGATCATGGCGGTGGGCGCCTGCTTCTCCGGTGCCGCCAACTCGGTCCGCGAGTTGATCAAGGAGCGGGTGATCTACGAGCGGGAACGCGCGGTCGGTCTCTCCCGCTCCGCGTACCTGATGTCCAAGGTGATCGTGCTCGGCGCGATCAGCGTGGTGCAGGGCGTCATCATCGGCGGCATCGGCTTCTCGACGCGCAAGCTCCCGGCCCACGGCCTGATCGTCCAGGGCGCGCCCATCGTCGAGATGACCATCGCGCTGGTGCTGCTGAGCTTCGCCTCGATGATGTTCGGGCTGGTCATCTCCTCGCTGGTGAAGACCTCCGAGAAGACCATGCCGCTGCTGGTGATGTTCGCCATCGTGCAGGTGGTCTTCACCGGCTGCCTCGGCTTCGCCATCGCCGGGAGCCCCGGGCTGGAGCAGGTCGCCTGGCTGATGCCGTCGCGCTGGGCCGTCGGCGCCATCGCCACCACCACCGACCTGGGGCACCTGCTCGGCCCGTTCCAGACCTCGCCGCACTTCGACCCGATGTGGCAGCACACCGCCGCCCAGTGGTACACCGACTGCGGCGCCCTGCTGGTGCTCAGCGCCCTGCTGGGCTTCACCGTGCTGCGGCTGCTGCGCCGACACGAGCCGGAGGTCATGCGCTCGCGCTGA
- a CDS encoding streptophobe family protein → MGRPRGLLVGAVLAATTASWAFAAMGAVAALGVHLLGLDRYAAIGPATAALVAMATGGTVSPSGDLSVFGLQAAGAQGAIGVVPLGVSFVGAVVFGTLFVRPLRRLPVLDLPVLLSRLAGALVGFLLLLWVVAWSGNGTVAINLDSVTGGGSGSSGGSGPLGSLGGLGGLIGGVVGGSTKPTVGFTVDLLPTLGLGLLWALAVLALALIASRRVPLPHGWTVLRRDVRPAVSAVVTVVCGAVLAGAVSGLVVGLTGNGGAKTVGGVLLGTPNGVFLALPLGMAVPLNGKASGPLAQFLPAPVNQLLKGGGGQSITLSRLAGMDGRVWLLPVAVALMLLAAGVLAAVRTPRPAAPRGALREAAEAGLRLGVVLAVTVPVLLGLAEVSVNADVSVFGFSAIGAGLSISGNLAAGAGLGLLEGAVLGFLGALLVRRFADAQRRPATPAEPAAPAGPAGPAAAPPLAHPYDALPGRPQPPQRPGPSGNPYAAPPGPPVNPYSGGPAQQPPPPPTPPGH, encoded by the coding sequence ATGGGACGTCCGCGGGGACTGCTGGTGGGGGCGGTGCTGGCGGCGACGACCGCCAGTTGGGCGTTTGCCGCCATGGGCGCGGTCGCCGCGCTCGGCGTGCACCTGCTGGGCCTCGACCGCTACGCCGCGATCGGACCGGCCACCGCCGCCCTGGTGGCGATGGCGACCGGCGGAACCGTCAGCCCGTCAGGGGACCTGTCGGTGTTCGGACTCCAGGCCGCGGGCGCGCAGGGCGCGATCGGGGTGGTGCCGCTGGGGGTGTCCTTCGTCGGCGCGGTGGTCTTCGGCACGCTGTTCGTCCGGCCGCTGCGCCGACTGCCGGTGCTGGACCTCCCGGTCCTGCTGTCCCGGCTGGCCGGGGCCCTGGTCGGGTTCCTGCTGCTGCTCTGGGTGGTGGCCTGGTCCGGCAACGGCACGGTGGCGATCAACCTGGACTCGGTCACCGGCGGCGGCAGCGGGAGCAGCGGCGGCAGCGGGCCGCTGGGGTCGCTGGGCGGACTGGGCGGCCTGATCGGCGGCGTGGTCGGCGGCAGCACCAAGCCCACGGTGGGCTTCACCGTGGACCTGCTGCCCACCCTGGGCCTGGGCCTGCTGTGGGCGCTGGCCGTGCTGGCGCTGGCGCTGATCGCGTCCCGCCGGGTGCCGCTGCCGCACGGCTGGACCGTGCTGCGCCGGGACGTCCGCCCGGCGGTCTCCGCCGTGGTGACGGTGGTCTGCGGGGCGGTGCTGGCCGGGGCGGTGTCCGGGCTGGTGGTGGGGCTCACCGGCAACGGCGGGGCGAAGACCGTCGGCGGGGTGCTGCTGGGCACCCCGAACGGGGTGTTCCTGGCGCTGCCGCTGGGCATGGCCGTCCCGCTGAACGGCAAGGCCTCCGGGCCGCTGGCGCAGTTCCTGCCCGCGCCGGTGAACCAGCTGCTCAAGGGCGGCGGCGGGCAGTCGATCACGCTCTCCCGGCTGGCCGGGATGGACGGCAGGGTCTGGCTGCTGCCGGTCGCGGTGGCGCTGATGCTGCTGGCCGCCGGGGTGCTGGCCGCGGTGCGGACGCCGCGCCCGGCGGCACCCCGGGGCGCGCTGCGGGAGGCGGCCGAGGCCGGGCTGCGGCTGGGGGTGGTGCTGGCGGTGACGGTGCCGGTGCTGCTGGGCCTGGCGGAGGTGTCGGTCAACGCGGACGTCTCGGTGTTCGGCTTCTCGGCGATCGGCGCCGGGCTGAGCATCAGCGGCAACCTGGCGGCCGGGGCCGGGCTCGGGCTGTTGGAGGGGGCGGTCCTGGGATTCCTCGGCGCACTGCTGGTGCGCCGCTTCGCCGACGCCCAGCGCCGACCGGCCACCCCGGCGGAACCGGCCGCGCCTGCCGGACCCGCCGGACCGGCGGCGGCTCCCCCGCTCGCGCACCCGTACGACGCGCTGCCGGGCCGTCCGCAGCCACCGCAGCGGCCCGGGCCGTCGGGCAATCCCTACGCGGCCCCGCCCGGGCCCCCGGTCAACCCGTACTCCGGCGGCCCGGCCCAGCAGCCGCCCCCACCCCCCACCCCACCAGGCCACTGA
- a CDS encoding GAF domain-containing sensor histidine kinase — protein sequence MSKHLEVREVLQRIVTSARTLIGARYAALGVPDDTGGFAQFVVDGISDEEWRAIGPLPRQHGILAVMLHEATPQRLGDVRKDPRFGGWPAAHPEMSAFLGVPIVDEEEILGAIFLADKEPAPGAAPASGPGADPEPGFTAEDEHLLRILAAHAAIALTNARLYERSRELTLVGERARIAHELHDAVSQKLFSLRLTAQAASALIARDPDRARAELAQVSRLAAEAADELRSVVVELRPAALDEDGLLPTLKSHVEVLDRAHSAGVSFRHDRVAALPPAQEEALLRVAQEALHNALRHSGAAAVQVELLAAGPGRGARLLVRDDGRGFEPEQVRRAGRHLGLVSMRDRAAGVGGTLRIESSPGRGTVVELEVPGG from the coding sequence ATGAGCAAGCACCTGGAGGTGCGCGAGGTGCTGCAGCGCATCGTCACCTCCGCCCGCACCCTGATCGGCGCCCGCTACGCCGCCCTCGGCGTCCCCGACGACACCGGCGGTTTCGCGCAGTTCGTCGTGGATGGCATCAGCGACGAGGAGTGGCGCGCCATCGGCCCGCTGCCCCGGCAGCACGGCATCCTCGCCGTGATGCTGCACGAGGCCACCCCGCAGCGGCTCGGCGACGTCCGCAAGGACCCCCGCTTCGGCGGCTGGCCCGCCGCCCACCCGGAGATGAGCGCCTTCCTCGGCGTCCCGATCGTGGACGAGGAGGAGATCCTCGGCGCGATCTTCCTCGCCGACAAGGAGCCCGCACCCGGCGCCGCCCCGGCCAGCGGCCCCGGTGCCGACCCCGAGCCCGGCTTCACCGCCGAGGACGAGCACCTCCTGCGGATCCTCGCCGCCCACGCCGCCATCGCCCTCACCAACGCCCGGCTCTACGAACGCAGCCGCGAGCTGACCCTGGTCGGCGAGCGCGCCCGGATCGCCCACGAGCTGCACGACGCCGTCTCGCAGAAGCTGTTCTCGCTGCGCCTCACCGCACAGGCCGCCTCCGCGCTGATCGCCCGCGACCCGGACCGGGCCCGCGCCGAGCTGGCCCAGGTCTCCCGGCTGGCCGCCGAGGCCGCCGACGAGCTGCGCAGCGTCGTGGTCGAGCTGCGCCCGGCCGCGCTGGACGAGGACGGCCTGCTGCCGACCCTGAAGTCCCACGTCGAGGTGCTGGACCGGGCCCACAGCGCCGGCGTCAGCTTCCGCCACGACCGGGTGGCCGCGCTGCCGCCCGCGCAGGAGGAGGCGCTGCTGCGGGTCGCCCAGGAGGCCCTGCACAACGCCCTGCGCCACTCCGGCGCGGCGGCCGTCCAGGTCGAGCTGCTGGCCGCCGGACCGGGGCGGGGCGCGCGGCTGCTGGTCCGCGACGACGGCCGCGGCTTCGAGCCGGAGCAGGTCAGACGGGCCGGGAGGCACCTGGGCCTGGTGTCCATGCGGGACCGTGCGGCCGGTGTCGGCGGCACGCTGCGGATCGAGTCGTCCCCCGGCCGGGGGACCGTGGTGGAGCTGGAGGTGCCCGGTGGCTGA
- a CDS encoding response regulator transcription factor — protein sequence MAETRIRVLLVDDHQVVRRGLRTFLEVQDDIEVVGEAADGAEGVRLTEELRPDVVLMDVKMPGTDGIEALRMLKEAGNPARVLVVTSFTEHRTLVPALRAGAAGYVYKDVDPEALAGAIRSVHAGHVLLQPELAGALLADDPVRPPQGRGGTLTEREQEVLGHIADGRSNREIARALHLSEKTVKTHVSNILMKLDLADRTQAALWAVRNGAAR from the coding sequence ATCGCCGAGACCAGGATCAGGGTGCTGCTCGTCGACGACCACCAGGTGGTCCGCCGCGGCCTGCGGACCTTCCTGGAGGTCCAGGACGACATCGAGGTCGTCGGCGAGGCCGCCGACGGCGCCGAGGGCGTCCGGCTCACCGAGGAGCTGCGCCCGGACGTGGTGCTGATGGATGTGAAGATGCCCGGCACGGACGGCATCGAGGCGCTGCGGATGCTCAAGGAGGCCGGCAACCCGGCCCGGGTGCTGGTGGTCACCAGCTTCACCGAGCACCGCACCCTGGTGCCCGCGCTGCGGGCGGGCGCCGCCGGGTACGTCTACAAGGACGTCGACCCGGAGGCGCTGGCCGGCGCCATCCGCTCGGTCCACGCCGGGCACGTGCTGCTGCAGCCCGAGCTGGCGGGCGCGCTGCTCGCGGACGACCCGGTCCGCCCGCCGCAGGGCCGGGGCGGCACGCTGACCGAGCGCGAGCAGGAGGTCCTCGGGCACATCGCCGACGGCCGCTCCAACCGCGAGATCGCCCGGGCGCTGCACCTCTCCGAGAAGACGGTGAAGACGCACGTGTCCAACATCCTGATGAAGCTCGACCTCGCGGACCGCACCCAGGCCGCGCTCTGGGCCGTCCGCAACGGCGCCGCCCGCTGA
- a CDS encoding ABC transporter ATP-binding protein produces MSDVLELVDVSVVRDGRALVEQVSWAVAEGERWVILGPNGAGKTTLLQVASSYLFPSTGTAAILGDKLGGVDVFELRPRIGLAGAAMADKLPRRQTVLETVLTAAYGMTAHWREQYEQTDESRALLLLDLLGMADYTTRRFGTLSEGERKRTLIARALMTDPELLLLDEPAAGLDLGGREDLVRRLGALARDPQAPAMVMVTHHVEEIPPGFTHVLMIRQGKVLAAGPLADTLTPRNLSLCFGLPLTLEHHDDRWSARGLPLR; encoded by the coding sequence ATGAGCGACGTGCTCGAGCTGGTGGACGTATCCGTGGTCCGGGACGGCCGCGCGCTGGTGGAGCAGGTGTCCTGGGCGGTCGCCGAGGGCGAGCGCTGGGTGATCCTCGGACCCAACGGCGCCGGCAAGACCACCCTCCTCCAGGTCGCCTCCTCCTACCTCTTCCCCTCCACCGGCACCGCCGCCATCCTCGGCGACAAGCTCGGCGGGGTGGACGTCTTCGAGCTGCGCCCGCGGATCGGCCTGGCCGGCGCCGCCATGGCCGACAAGCTGCCGCGTCGGCAGACCGTGCTGGAGACCGTCCTCACCGCCGCCTACGGCATGACCGCGCACTGGCGCGAGCAGTACGAGCAGACCGACGAGTCCCGCGCGCTGCTGCTGCTCGACCTGCTCGGCATGGCCGACTACACCACCCGCCGCTTCGGCACCCTCTCCGAGGGCGAGCGCAAGCGCACCCTGATCGCCCGCGCCCTGATGACCGACCCCGAGCTGCTGCTGCTGGACGAGCCCGCGGCCGGACTGGACCTCGGCGGCCGCGAGGACCTGGTCCGCCGGCTGGGCGCGCTGGCCCGCGACCCGCAGGCCCCCGCCATGGTGATGGTCACCCACCACGTCGAGGAGATCCCGCCGGGCTTCACCCACGTGCTGATGATCCGCCAGGGCAAGGTGCTGGCGGCCGGTCCGCTCGCGGACACCCTCACCCCGCGCAACCTCTCCCTGTGCTTCGGGCTCCCGCTGACCCTGGAGCACCACGACGACCGCTGGTCCGCTCGCGGACTCCCTTTGCGCTAG
- a CDS encoding histidine phosphatase family protein, protein MSVDTSRRIIVLRHAKADWPDVPDHERPLADRGRRDAPAVGHWLAGQGLVPDLALCSTAERTRETWKLVAHELPTRPRTVYEERLYEAVPGRLIEVLQEVPEEVGTVLLVGHNPAVQGLTEVLAGGHEDDTLPRLRATGFPTAAVAVLAVEVPWKALEPGAAHLTTFHAPGD, encoded by the coding sequence ATGAGCGTCGATACGTCCCGCAGGATCATCGTCCTCCGACACGCCAAGGCCGACTGGCCCGACGTGCCCGACCACGAGCGGCCGCTGGCCGACCGGGGCAGGAGGGACGCCCCGGCCGTCGGGCACTGGCTCGCCGGTCAGGGGCTCGTCCCCGACCTGGCTCTGTGCTCCACCGCCGAGCGCACCCGGGAGACCTGGAAGCTCGTCGCCCACGAGCTGCCCACCCGCCCGCGCACGGTCTACGAGGAGCGCCTCTACGAGGCCGTCCCCGGTCGGCTGATCGAAGTCCTCCAGGAGGTCCCGGAGGAGGTCGGCACGGTGCTGCTGGTCGGCCACAACCCCGCCGTTCAAGGCCTCACCGAGGTCCTCGCGGGCGGGCACGAGGACGACACGCTGCCCCGGCTGCGCGCCACCGGCTTCCCGACCGCCGCCGTCGCCGTACTCGCGGTGGAGGTCCCCTGGAAGGCGCTGGAGCCGGGCGCCGCCCACCTCACCACCTTCCACGCGCCCGGCGACTGA
- a CDS encoding MHYT domain-containing protein: MAHMDGFTYGWVNPLLAYLVACVGAALGLRCTVRALALPRERRRNWLLLAASTIGCGIWTMHFIAMMGFSVTGASVVYDIPLTLASLAVAIVVVGFGVFYVGYRPPSVLTLLVGGTLTGLGVAGMHYLGMAAMDLNGTVSYDPGIVAASVGIAVFAATAALWMTLNIRRLWASALSALVAGVAVCAMHYTAMLAVSVRLNPDDAAGGVPAAQFVLPLAVAIVVFLTVVAIVVALSPETRTRRPVEAPQQERIEVNLFDGRLR; encoded by the coding sequence ATGGCACACATGGACGGCTTCACCTACGGCTGGGTGAACCCCTTACTTGCCTACCTGGTCGCCTGCGTGGGGGCGGCCCTGGGGCTGCGCTGCACGGTGCGGGCGCTGGCCCTGCCCCGGGAACGCCGCCGGAACTGGCTGCTGCTCGCCGCCAGCACCATCGGCTGCGGCATCTGGACCATGCACTTCATCGCCATGATGGGCTTCTCGGTCACCGGCGCCAGCGTCGTCTACGACATCCCGCTCACCCTGGCCAGCCTGGCGGTGGCCATCGTGGTCGTCGGCTTCGGCGTCTTCTACGTCGGCTACCGGCCGCCCTCCGTGCTCACCCTGCTCGTCGGCGGCACCCTCACCGGCCTGGGCGTCGCCGGAATGCACTACCTGGGCATGGCCGCGATGGACCTCAACGGCACGGTCAGCTACGACCCGGGCATCGTCGCCGCCTCCGTCGGCATCGCGGTGTTCGCCGCCACCGCCGCGCTGTGGATGACGCTCAACATCCGGCGGCTGTGGGCCAGCGCCCTGTCCGCGCTGGTCGCCGGGGTGGCCGTGTGCGCCATGCACTACACCGCGATGCTGGCGGTCTCGGTCCGGCTCAACCCTGACGACGCCGCCGGCGGCGTCCCGGCCGCCCAGTTCGTGCTGCCGCTCGCCGTCGCCATCGTGGTGTTCCTGACCGTCGTCGCCATCGTGGTGGCGCTGTCGCCGGAGACCCGCACCCGGCGCCCGGTGGAGGCCCCGCAACAGGAGCGGATCGAGGTCAACCTCTTCGACGGCAGGCTGCGCTGA
- a CDS encoding NfeD family protein, translated as MGCVENWMWWLIVGAALGVPLVVTALPEFGMFAVGAAAAALTDALGGGTVAQFVVFLVVSVALLVFVRPVALRHLRQGPGVRMGMDALTGASALVLEQVDEHDGRIKLQGEVWSARSYEPGQVFAPGQQVSVARIDGATALIL; from the coding sequence ATGGGATGCGTGGAGAACTGGATGTGGTGGCTGATCGTCGGGGCGGCGCTGGGCGTCCCCCTGGTGGTCACAGCGCTGCCTGAGTTCGGCATGTTCGCGGTCGGGGCGGCTGCCGCGGCACTGACGGATGCTCTCGGCGGGGGCACGGTCGCGCAGTTCGTGGTCTTCCTCGTGGTCTCCGTCGCGCTGCTGGTCTTCGTCCGCCCTGTCGCCCTGCGCCATCTGCGGCAGGGCCCCGGGGTGCGGATGGGCATGGACGCCCTCACCGGCGCCTCCGCACTCGTCCTGGAACAGGTCGACGAGCACGACGGCCGGATCAAGCTGCAGGGCGAGGTCTGGTCGGCGCGCTCGTACGAGCCCGGGCAGGTCTTCGCCCCCGGCCAACAGGTCAGCGTCGCCCGGATCGACGGCGCGACAGCGCTGATCCTCTGA
- a CDS encoding SGM_5486 family transporter-associated protein — translation MPYLDENPTGGQKKLLQMFGVIGGILVVIAIVATIAANMG, via the coding sequence ATGCCTTATCTCGATGAGAACCCCACCGGGGGCCAGAAGAAGCTGCTGCAGATGTTCGGCGTGATCGGGGGCATCCTGGTGGTCATCGCCATCGTCGCCACCATCGCCGCCAACATGGGCTGA
- the serB gene encoding phosphoserine phosphatase SerB, producing MSDSPPARAASPAETSAAATAHVPAPPAPEHAAPEHALPEPRTLLVKVFGKDRPGITTGLFTTLAEYGVDVVDFEQVVTRGRIVLCALVTAPSLEGELRAHLHQWAEGQRLQAEVISGTGDNRPRGEGRSHVTVLGHPLTAAAVAALSARVTACGGNIDRVFRLAKYPVTAVELAVSGVPTEILRAALAQEAAAQRVDVAVVRSGLQRRAKRLVVMDVDSTLIQDEVIELFAAHAGCEQQVAEVTAAAMRGELDFAESLRARVALLAGLDADVVAKVRASVRLTPGARTLIRTLKRLGYQVAIVSGGFTQVTDDLVERLGLDFAAANTLEVADGRFTGRVVGEIVDRAGKARMLERFAVEAGVPLEQTVAIGDGANDLDMLNAAGLGVAFNAKPLVREAADTAVNVPFLDTVLYLLGISREEVEDADGGAPAST from the coding sequence ATGAGCGATTCGCCCCCGGCCCGCGCGGCCTCCCCCGCTGAGACCTCCGCCGCTGCGACGGCGCACGTTCCGGCGCCGCCCGCCCCGGAGCACGCTGCCCCGGAGCACGCCCTCCCGGAGCCGAGGACCCTGCTGGTCAAGGTCTTCGGCAAGGACCGTCCCGGCATCACCACCGGGCTGTTCACCACCCTCGCCGAATACGGGGTCGACGTCGTCGACTTCGAGCAGGTGGTGACCCGGGGCCGGATAGTGCTGTGCGCGCTGGTCACCGCGCCCAGCCTGGAGGGCGAGCTGCGGGCCCACCTGCACCAGTGGGCGGAGGGGCAGCGGCTGCAGGCCGAGGTCATCTCCGGCACCGGCGACAACCGTCCGCGCGGCGAGGGCCGCTCCCATGTGACGGTGCTGGGTCACCCGCTGACGGCCGCGGCCGTCGCCGCGCTGAGCGCCCGGGTGACCGCCTGCGGCGGCAACATCGACCGGGTGTTCCGGCTGGCGAAGTACCCGGTGACCGCGGTGGAGCTGGCCGTCTCCGGGGTGCCGACGGAGATACTGCGGGCCGCGCTGGCCCAGGAGGCCGCCGCGCAGCGGGTGGACGTGGCGGTGGTCCGCTCCGGGCTGCAGCGCCGCGCCAAGCGGCTGGTGGTGATGGACGTGGACTCGACCCTGATCCAGGACGAGGTGATCGAGCTGTTCGCCGCGCACGCGGGCTGCGAGCAGCAGGTCGCGGAGGTCACGGCGGCGGCGATGCGCGGCGAGCTGGACTTCGCCGAGTCGCTGCGGGCCCGGGTCGCGCTGCTGGCCGGGCTGGACGCGGACGTGGTGGCGAAGGTCCGGGCGTCGGTCCGGCTGACGCCGGGCGCGCGGACGCTGATCCGCACGCTGAAGCGGCTCGGCTACCAGGTGGCGATCGTCTCCGGCGGCTTCACCCAGGTCACCGACGACCTGGTGGAGCGGCTGGGGCTGGACTTCGCGGCGGCCAACACCCTGGAGGTGGCCGACGGCAGGTTCACCGGCCGGGTGGTCGGGGAGATCGTGGACCGGGCCGGAAAGGCCCGGATGCTGGAGCGGTTCGCGGTGGAGGCCGGGGTGCCGCTGGAGCAGACGGTCGCCATCGGCGACGGCGCCAACGATCTGGACATGCTGAACGCGGCCGGGCTCGGGGTGGCCTTCAACGCCAAGCCGCTGGTGCGCGAGGCCGCGGACACGGCGGTGAACGTGCCGTTCCTGGACACCGTGCTCTACCTGCTGGGGATCTCCCGCGAGGAGGTCGAGGACGCCGACGGCGGCGCGCCGGCCTCGACCTGA